The following proteins are co-located in the Cetobacterium ceti genome:
- a CDS encoding pyocin knob domain-containing protein, with product MNTNGAIITNAGLELISHALANNKNISFTKTKLGKGNVNSFDEAKKLNDIIQFYKEIPITSIARNNSGIVRIRSSFTNADFPHEVILKEVGIFAKTDETSEILFAYVNDGLGENFPPGNSGNVIERTRDIYVGVGSTVQVNAIIDKSVVYATVYDLEEGLNKKEDKFPKNSGWNLEKTDLTENDTNKIFTALGALNLKNWLVTNYTTLMNNIRGTLETAIGTKLAHGGYGGTGQTLFNLIESAKTSLTSLINGKENSFSKNSGWNLEKTDLTENNSNKLFTAKGALNLVNNLTTTFTNAINKAKEALRVDISRKEDKFPKNSGFNLEKTDIVENDGQKLISAKGVYEFGLGKLDATKLNFIIVRESDNLNDLKGGNDDSVTLYKIPTSFGTTDKNYPSGSQAGMLLVFRTYGIHIYQKYINVGANFKTCERVFNGASWTDWISLKEEMDMKVSKAGDTMTGTLTIERTSYPSVKLNSTSQPNETFQKIIEANSSGGLDFITRNKNGSNNGFATLLPGETGNIPIEVNVSYAVYGALKVRHKKVGNTLKVWLNIGYMSDSQNGSIRLSSNTVLFDVSVLVPGYKIDRNLVEQVMYCGVARGYSGDRGYFWNDWVVNVRDSNAIYTNSPTEFSAYSRTCGYLEIPIIKA from the coding sequence GGAATGTTAATTCTTTTGATGAAGCTAAAAAACTTAACGATATAATTCAATTTTATAAAGAAATTCCAATAACATCTATTGCACGAAATAATTCAGGTATAGTTAGAATTAGATCCAGTTTTACAAATGCAGATTTTCCTCACGAAGTTATTCTAAAAGAGGTTGGGATATTTGCAAAAACAGATGAAACTTCAGAAATTTTATTTGCATATGTTAATGATGGGCTTGGAGAAAATTTTCCACCTGGAAATTCTGGAAATGTAATTGAACGAACAAGAGATATTTATGTTGGGGTTGGAAGTACAGTACAAGTAAATGCAATAATTGATAAAAGTGTTGTTTATGCAACTGTATATGATCTCGAAGAGGGATTAAATAAAAAAGAAGATAAATTTCCCAAAAATTCTGGTTGGAATCTTGAAAAAACAGATTTAACAGAAAATGATACAAATAAAATTTTTACAGCATTAGGAGCTTTAAATTTAAAAAATTGGTTAGTTACTAACTATACAACTCTTATGAATAATATAAGAGGGACTCTAGAAACTGCAATAGGAACTAAATTAGCTCACGGTGGCTATGGAGGAACAGGGCAAACATTATTTAATTTAATAGAATCAGCAAAAACTTCTTTGACGTCTTTAATAAATGGAAAAGAAAATTCATTTAGTAAAAATTCAGGTTGGAACCTCGAAAAAACAGATTTAACGGAAAATAATAGTAACAAACTATTCACTGCCAAGGGAGCTTTAAATTTAGTTAACAATTTAACAACAACTTTTACAAATGCTATTAATAAAGCTAAAGAAGCTTTAAGAGTAGATATATCAAGAAAAGAGGATAAGTTCCCGAAAAATAGTGGTTTTAATCTTGAAAAAACAGACATTGTTGAAAATGATGGACAGAAATTAATTTCTGCAAAAGGAGTATATGAATTTGGACTTGGAAAACTAGATGCAACAAAATTAAATTTTATAATTGTGAGGGAAAGTGATAATTTAAATGATTTAAAAGGAGGAAATGATGATTCTGTAACGCTCTACAAAATACCAACAAGCTTTGGGACAACTGATAAAAATTATCCGTCGGGATCACAAGCGGGAATGCTACTTGTTTTTAGAACGTATGGCATTCATATTTATCAAAAATATATAAACGTTGGTGCTAATTTTAAAACTTGTGAAAGGGTTTTTAATGGAGCTTCGTGGACAGATTGGATAAGTTTAAAAGAAGAAATGGATATGAAAGTTTCTAAAGCAGGCGATACTATGACGGGGACACTTACAATAGAGAGAACGAGTTATCCTTCCGTAAAACTAAACTCTACGTCCCAACCGAATGAAACTTTTCAAAAAATTATAGAGGCTAACTCTAGTGGCGGTTTGGATTTTATTACACGTAATAAAAACGGTTCTAATAACGGTTTCGCAACTTTATTACCAGGGGAAACCGGAAACATACCTATTGAAGTAAATGTTTCGTATGCGGTTTACGGAGCTTTAAAAGTAAGACATAAGAAAGTTGGGAATACATTAAAAGTTTGGCTGAACATAGGATATATGTCAGACAGTCAAAATGGGTCAATTAGATTAAGTTCAAATACTGTGCTTTTTGATGTAAGCGTTTTAGTGCCAGGGTACAAAATAGATAGAAATTTAGTTGAACAAGTTATGTATTGTGGAGTTGCTAGAGGTTATAGTGGTGATAGAGGCTATTTCTGGAATGATTGGGTGGTTAACGTACGTGACAGCAATGCAATTTATACGAATTCTCCAACTGAATTTAGTGCTTATTCAAGGACTTGTGGTTATTTAGAAATACCGATAATAAAAGCTTAA